In the Sebastes fasciatus isolate fSebFas1 chromosome 20, fSebFas1.pri, whole genome shotgun sequence genome, one interval contains:
- the eif3c gene encoding eukaryotic translation initiation factor 3 subunit C isoform X5, with amino-acid sequence MSRFFATGSDSESEESSSADEITPKAPGGNFKQSLLLSDDEEDTKRVVRSAKDKRFEELTNLIKTIRNAMKIRDMAKCLEEFEQLCRAFLKSKTIVDKEGVPPFYIRLLADLEDYLNQLWEDKEGKKKMNKNNAKALSTLRQKIRKYNRDYETEVAAYKENPQESADEEEEKEAGDTGSSSDSEGEEGEDGVSAKAFLKKKPEPVPDASKFLKPAKGSGDESSSSDDDDEDWGSDTVDSGSSSSDEGEGKSSSLATVFLKKTHEGSEKSEKKLGKKKKPKKKERLEEEAEEEGGEEVEGGWEKVKGGAPMVKEKPKMFAKGTEINVPVVVKKLNEILQARGKKGTDRAAQIELLHALANIANENNLGQGILVKIKFNIIASLYDYNPNLAAFMKPDMWKKCLECIDELLDILFEHNDIFIGENIAEDSESLIISDQPFRVRGCILTLVERMDEEFTKIMQNTDPHSQEYVDNLKDEGHVCGIIDRLLDYMETKGSTEEVCRIYLRRIMHTYYKFDYKAHRRALGLQGETKSEQDQEESEGEDSAVIMDRLSKFIYSKDRTDRIRTCAILCHIYHHALHSRWYQARDLMLMSHLQDNIQHADPPVQILYNRTMVQLGICAFRQGMIKDAHNALLDIQSSGRAKELLGQGLLMRNMQERNAEQEKIEKRRQVPFHMHINLELLECVYLVSAMLLEIPYMAAHEFDARRRMISKQFHHQLRVGERQPLLGPPESMREHVVAASKAMKMGDWRTCHSFIINEKMNSKVWDLFPETQRVREMLVRKIQEESLRTYLFTYSSVYDSISMGTLSEMFELEIPTVHSIISKMIINEELMASLDQPTQTVVMHRTEPTSLQNMALQLAEKLGSLVENNERVFDLKQGVYGGYFNRDQKGGYQQNKSYNRDQRGGYQGNRGGYNRGGYRNQNYQSNYQGGYQGGYQGGYQGGYQGGYQGGYQGGYQGGYQGGYQGNHQSNY; translated from the exons ATGTCGCGTTTCTTTGCCACCGGGTCTGACAGCGAGTCAGAGGAGTCCTCATCGGCCGATGAGATTACCCCTAAAGCACCCGGAGGAAATTTCAAGCA GTCGCTGCTTCTcagtgatgatgaggaggacaCTAAGAGAGTGGTGCGCAGCGCCAAAGACAAGAG GTTTGAGGAGTTGACCAACCTCATCAAGACTATCCGAAATGCTATGAAGATTCGTGACATGGCGAAATGTCTGGAGGAATTTGAGCAATTATGTCGAGCGTTCCTCAAAAGCAAGACTATAGTGGACAAAGAGGGGGTTCCCCCTTTCTACATCCGTCTTCTGGCCGACCTGGAGGACTACCTGAATCAG CTGTGGGAGGACAAAGAGGGCAAGAAGAAGATGAACAAAAACAACGCAAAAGCCCTCAGTACACTGCGTCAGAAGATCCGCAAGTACAACAGAGATTACGAAACAGAAGTAGCTGCATACAAGGAG aACCCACAGGAGTCTGccgatgaagaggaggagaaggaggcagGGGACACTG GCTCATCTTCTGATAGCGAGGGAGAGGAAGGCGAAGATGGAGTATCAGCCAAGGCCTTCTTGAAGAAAAAGCCTGAGCCCGTCCCAGACGCCAGCAAGTTCCTCAAGCCTGCTAAAGGATCCGGG GATGAGTCCTCTTCTAGTGACGACGATGACGAAGACTGGGGCTCAGACACTGTAGACAGTGGCAGCTCGAGCTCGGATGAAGGGGAGGGAAAGAGCTCTTCCCTCGCTACGGTCTTCCTCAAGAA GACCCATGAGGGCAGCGAGAAGTCCGAAAAGAAGCtcgggaagaagaagaagcccaAGAAGAAAGAGCGGCTagaggaggaggctgaggaggagggaggagaagaggtgGAGGGAGGCTGGGAGAAAGTGAAGGGAGGCGCCCCTATGGTCAAG GAAAAACCCAAGATGTTTGCCAAAGGCACAGAGATCAACGTACCAGTGGTGGTGAAGAAGCTGAATGAGATCCTGCAAGCAAGAGGCAAAAAGGGCACCGACAG GGCTGCCCAGATTGAGCTGCTCCATGCTCTGGCGAACATTGCTAATGAGAATAACTTGGGCCAAGGCATCCTGGTCAAGATCAAGTTCAACATCATTGCATCCCTGTACGACTACAACCCCAACCTGGCAgccttcatgaag CCCGATATGTGGAAGAAGTGCCTGGAATGTATAGATGAGCTGCTGGACATCCTCTTTGAACACAATGACATCTTCATCGGGGAGAACATCGCAGAGGACAGTGAGAGTCTGATCATCTCAGACCAG ccaTTCAGGGTGCGTGGATGCATCTTAACGCTGGTAGAGAGGATGGATGAAGAGTTTACCAAGATCATGCAGAACACCGATCCCCATTCACAAG AATATGTTGACAACCTGAAAGATGAGGGACACGTTTGTGGAATCATCGACCGGCTGCTCGACTACATGGAGACCAAGGGCAGCACAGAGGAGGTTTGCCGCATCTACCTGCGCAGAATCATGCACACCTACTACAAGTTTGACTACAAGGCTCACCGACGCGCCCTCGGCCTTCAGGGAGAGACCAAG TCCGAGCAGGACCAGGAGGAGAGCGAGGGCGAAGACAGCGCCGTGATCATGGACCGTCTCAGCAAGTTCATCTACTCCAAGGATCGCACCGACCGCATCCGTACCTGCGCCATCCTCTGCCACATCTACCACCACGCTCTGCATTCGCGTTGGTACCAGGCCCGCGACCTGATGCTGATGAGCCACCTGCAGGACAACATCCAGCACGCTGACCCGCCCGTACAG ATCCTGTACAACAGAACCATGGTTCAACTTGGCATTTGCGCATTTAGGCAGGGCATGATTAAAGATGCCCACAACGCCCTGTTGGACATCCAGTCCTCTGGCCGCGCCAAGGAGCTCCTGGGTCAGGGTTTGCTCATGAGGAACATGCAGGAGAGGAACGCAGAGCAGGAGAAGATCGAAAAGAGAAGACAA GTGCCATTCCACATGCACATCaacctggagctgctggagtGCGTGTACCTGGTGTCAGCCATGCTGCTGGAGATCCCCTACATGGCCGCCCACGAGTTTGATGCCCGCCGCAGGATGATCAGCAAGCAGTTCCACCACCAGCTCCGAGTGGGAGAGAGACAGCCGCTGCTGG GACCCCCAGAGAGCATGAGGGAGCACGTGGTGGCAGCCAGCAAGGCCATGAAGATGGGAGACTGGCGTACGTGCCACTCATTCATCATCAACGAGAAGATGAACAGCAAAGTCTGGGACCTGTTTCCTGAGACGCAGCGAGTACGCGAGATGCTTGTCAG GAAGATCCAAGAGGAGTCACTGAGGACTTATCTGTTCACATACAGCAGTGTGTACGACTCCATCAG CATGGGGACCCTATCTGAGATGTTTGAGTTGGAGATACCCACCGTTCACAGCATCATCAGCAAGatgatcatcaacgaggagctGATG GCGTCACTCGACCAGCCCACACAGACCGTGGTGATGCACCGCACAGAGCCCACCTCCCTGCAGAACATGGCCCTGCAGCTGGCTGAGAAACTGGGCAGCCTGGTGGAGAATAACGAGCGCGTCTTCGACCTCAAGCAGGGCGTCTATGGAGGCTACTTCAACAGAG ATCAGAAAGGTGGCTACCAGCAAAACAAATCTTACAACCGAG